In Klebsiella aerogenes, the DNA window CCTTGGCATGTCCGGTAGTCTGCGCATCCTTAGCGATGAACTGCCTGCTGAAAAGCATGATCACGTCGACCTGGTATTGAGCAACGGTAAAGTGCTGCGTTATACCGATCCTCGTCGCTTCGGCGCCTGGCTATGGACCAACGTGCTGGAAGGTCATCCGGTACTGGCGCACCTTGGTCCGGAGCCGCTGAGCGATGAATTCAACACTGATTATCTGCAGCAACGCTGCGCGAAAAAGAAAACCGCGATCAAACCCTGGCTAATGGATAACAAGCTGGTCGTCGGGGTCGGGAATATCTACGCCAGCGAGTCGCTGTTTTCCGCTGGGATCCATCCAGACAGGCTGGCTTCGTCGCTATCATATGAAGAGTGCGAGCGATTGGTGAAGAGCATCAAGCTGGTGCTGCTGCGCTCGATCGAACAGGGCGGGACGACGCTGAAGGACTTTCTGCAAAGCGACGGTAAGCCGGGATATTTCGCCCAGGAGTTGCAGGTCTATGGCCGCAAGGGTGAGCCCTGCCGGATTTGCGGCACGCCGATTATCGCCAGTAAGCATGCCCAGCGCGCGACTTTTTATTGCCGCCAGTGTCAGAAGTAGTGGGGATAGTTTTTCCCGGATGGCAACGGAGATAGCCCCGCTGAGCGTAACGCGAGCGGGGGAGAAACCTTACTTCAGCTTATCCAGCAGCGCCTGATGCACGTTGGCTGGCAGGAAGTGGGAGACATCGCCCTGGTGGCGCGCCACTTCCTTAACCAGTGATGAAGAGATAAACGACCACTCTTTGCACGGCATCAGGAACACGCTTTCCAGTGTTGGCATCAGGTGGCGGTTCATGTGCGCCAGCTGCATCTCATATTCGAAATCCGCTACCGCCCGCAGACCGCGAATCAAAATGTTCGCCTGTTGCGCGCGGGCGAAATTGGCCATCAAATCGCTAAAGCCAATCACCTCAACGTTAACCAGATGCGCTGTTGCCTGTTCCGCCAGCGCAATGCGCTCGTCGAGGCTGAACATCGGTTTTTTGCTCGGACTGGCGGCGATCGCCAGTAAAACCTTATCAAACATGCCTGCCGCGCGGGTGACGATATCGATATGGCCGTTGGTAATAGGGTCGAAGGTGCCCGGATAGATCGCTTTTGTGCCCATCATTACACTTTCTCCGAGTAGCCGCGGCTCAGCGCCCACAGCTCGGTGTATTTATTAAACGTGTATTGCGCGTTGACTACCGCCAGTAGCCAACCTTGTTTTCCATCCAGCACGCCGCCGCGCAGCAGCAGCGTTTTCACGAAGGCGCCCAGCGTATGGCTGAAAATACCCGCCAGGGAGGTCTTCTTGCCCTTCTGGTGGCGCTCAAGCGCCCAGGCGGCTGCATACGCCAGCTGTTTTTGCTGGAAGCCGGAGAAATCACGGCAGGTCAGATGCAGCAGGTCGCCGCTTAGCGGCACCACTTCGGCGCCGAGGCTATCCAGAGATTCATGAACCAGATTATCGTTATAGCGGTAACGCGCGCGTTCGTACAGGCGCATCACTCGGTCGGGATACCAACCGCTGTGGCGCATAAAGCGCCCGAGGAAATAGTTACGCCGGGCGATACTGTAAATAACGCCGCGCTGCGGCGCGTCCAGTACCTTGAGAATAGATTGTTTTAGCTCGGGTGTGACGCGCTCGTCGGTATCAATCATCAGCACCCAGTCGTGGCTCGCGTAATCTTGTGCGCGCTGGCGCTGGATGCCGTAGCCCTGCCAGTCGGTGTTGGTGTAGACCTGCGCGCCAAGGCTGCGGGCCAGTTCGACGGTGTTGTCGGTGCTGCCGGAATCCAACACCACCACTTCATCCGCCCAGCTTACCGACGCCAGGCAATCGGCTAACAGATCGGCCGCGTTTTTGGCGATCATCACGACGGACAGTCGGGTCGACATTAGTGGCTCCGCTGTGGCAGATAGGGTTGCAGTAACTGTAGCAGACGCGACAGCGCGCCCTGGTTTTGGTGCAGTACTTCCACCGCGTGGCGGCCGTACCACAGCCGGTAGTCTTCGTCGGTCAGCAGGGTGGAGACTTCTCTGACCAGCGAGTCGGCATCAGTGACGGTGATCAGGCCATCGTCCTGCTGCAGCTTGGCGCAGATATCTTTGAAGTTGAACGTATGCGGCCCCATCAGCACCGGAATGGCATGGGCGGCGGGTTCGAGTGGGTTGTGTCCGCCGCGCTCCACCAGGCTGCCGCCGACGAACGCGAGGTCGGCAATGCCGTACAACAGCATCAGCTCGCCCATCGTATCGCCAACTACCACCTGGGTACTGTTTGACGGAATTTCGCCGGAGCTGCGCATGGTGAAGCTCATGCCGGCCTTTTGCACCATGTCGCGGGCATCGCCGAAGCGTTCCGGATGGCGCGGCACGAGGATCAGCAGCAGGTCAGGGAAGGTTTCCAGCAGCGTCTTATGCGCTTGCAGGATAATTTGTTCTTCGCCGTCATGGGTACTGGTGGCAATCCACACTTTACGGTGCGGCGCCCACTGGCGGCGCAGGGTAACGGCGCGAGCGGCCAGTTCCGGGGTGACGGAAATATCGAATTTCAGACTGCCGGTGACCGCCAGCTGGTTACGTTTCAGGCCAAGGGCGAGGAAGCGGTTGCCGTCCTCTTCATTCTGCGCGGCAATAAGCGTAATACGGCTTAACAAGCGACGCATGAAGCCACCGAGTTTGGCATAGCCTTTGGCGGAACGTTCCGACAGGCGCGCGTTGGCGATCACCAGCGGAATTTTGCGTTTGTGCAACGCCGCGACCATATTCGGCCACAACTCGGTTTCCATGACGATGACCAGTTTCGGCTGCACGCTGTTGAGGAAGCGATTCATGGCGCAGGGCAGGTCATACGGCAGATAGACATGATGAACGTCTTTGCCGAACGCGGACATGGCACGTTCCGAGCCGGTTGGCGTCATGGTGGTGACGGTAATTGGCAGCGACGGATATCGGTGGCGCAGGGCGCGCACCAGCGGGATAGCCGCCAGCGTTTCGCCGACGGAGACGGAGTGCAGCAGA includes these proteins:
- the mutM gene encoding bifunctional DNA-formamidopyrimidine glycosylase/DNA-(apurinic or apyrimidinic site) lyase translates to MPELPEVETSRRGIEPHLVGATILHAVVRNGRLRWPVSEEIYRLSDEPVLSVRRRAKYLLLELRHGWIIIHLGMSGSLRILSDELPAEKHDHVDLVLSNGKVLRYTDPRRFGAWLWTNVLEGHPVLAHLGPEPLSDEFNTDYLQQRCAKKKTAIKPWLMDNKLVVGVGNIYASESLFSAGIHPDRLASSLSYEECERLVKSIKLVLLRSIEQGGTTLKDFLQSDGKPGYFAQELQVYGRKGEPCRICGTPIIASKHAQRATFYCRQCQK
- the coaD gene encoding pantetheine-phosphate adenylyltransferase, coding for MGTKAIYPGTFDPITNGHIDIVTRAAGMFDKVLLAIAASPSKKPMFSLDERIALAEQATAHLVNVEVIGFSDLMANFARAQQANILIRGLRAVADFEYEMQLAHMNRHLMPTLESVFLMPCKEWSFISSSLVKEVARHQGDVSHFLPANVHQALLDKLK
- a CDS encoding glycosyltransferase family 2 protein — encoded protein: MSTRLSVVMIAKNAADLLADCLASVSWADEVVVLDSGSTDNTVELARSLGAQVYTNTDWQGYGIQRQRAQDYASHDWVLMIDTDERVTPELKQSILKVLDAPQRGVIYSIARRNYFLGRFMRHSGWYPDRVMRLYERARYRYNDNLVHESLDSLGAEVVPLSGDLLHLTCRDFSGFQQKQLAYAAAWALERHQKGKKTSLAGIFSHTLGAFVKTLLLRGGVLDGKQGWLLAVVNAQYTFNKYTELWALSRGYSEKV
- the waaA gene encoding lipid IV(A) 3-deoxy-D-manno-octulosonic acid transferase produces the protein MELLYTTLLYLIQPLVWLRLLLRSRKAPAYRKRWAERYGFCQNKVEPDGILLHSVSVGETLAAIPLVRALRHRYPSLPITVTTMTPTGSERAMSAFGKDVHHVYLPYDLPCAMNRFLNSVQPKLVIVMETELWPNMVAALHKRKIPLVIANARLSERSAKGYAKLGGFMRRLLSRITLIAAQNEEDGNRFLALGLKRNQLAVTGSLKFDISVTPELAARAVTLRRQWAPHRKVWIATSTHDGEEQIILQAHKTLLETFPDLLLILVPRHPERFGDARDMVQKAGMSFTMRSSGEIPSNSTQVVVGDTMGELMLLYGIADLAFVGGSLVERGGHNPLEPAAHAIPVLMGPHTFNFKDICAKLQQDDGLITVTDADSLVREVSTLLTDEDYRLWYGRHAVEVLHQNQGALSRLLQLLQPYLPQRSH